A single Leptospira paudalimensis DNA region contains:
- a CDS encoding PAS domain-containing sensor histidine kinase — translation MNLDPRTVVFINIVGCLMMSLGLWFASGYYFKKLRMVKAWSLATLLQGIGWIVMGALRGQIPDWISISFGNTFIFLSIVSYHAIIVNLFGKKSNWKVSVFFAVVFFVTIALYQFSTFPQQYRISILSIFPSVYFLLTAKTIFVENRKQQLTGNFLFYFFLFSGLFLLGRSLVYAFTEVSVTQIAFGKGPIQDVTYLFFYIISVLMTFGFLLLCIDIFIKGQIQDEEKYKSLAENSTDIIWVWNFDLEKFTYVSPSITQVTGYTIQEASDHHLSNTFTQDSYLQLKELLLPRMEDFRYSGMKIPYAYELEQVRKDGSTIWIEANTVFQKNQNSEIELLGVSRDIDGRKKSQAEMNHYFKELQLLNQTKDKFFSIISHDLKGPIGGMNTFIGMLMEDMETRSPKRMRNDLNILYQSSGEVYALLENLLTWARSQTNEISFLPENVSVKSLVDTVISYFTFMTENKGIRIQNLVENDTVVFADENMLETILRNLVSNAIKYSHVGGQVIVSAKPIDGNVSIQVEDFGTGISDEIRSTFFQIDAKQKSMPGTLGERGTTLGLILCKEFIEKNHGKIFVESEVGKGSKFYFTLPKGK, via the coding sequence ATGAACTTAGATCCAAGAACAGTTGTATTCATTAATATTGTCGGATGTCTTATGATGTCTCTTGGACTCTGGTTTGCATCGGGTTATTATTTTAAAAAACTCAGGATGGTGAAGGCATGGTCCCTTGCGACTTTGTTGCAAGGCATTGGATGGATTGTGATGGGGGCTCTTCGCGGTCAAATCCCTGATTGGATCTCCATTAGTTTTGGAAATACTTTCATCTTCTTATCAATTGTATCTTACCATGCGATCATTGTGAATTTATTTGGGAAAAAATCAAATTGGAAAGTAAGTGTTTTTTTTGCAGTGGTGTTCTTTGTCACGATAGCCCTCTACCAGTTTTCAACCTTCCCACAACAATACCGAATCTCGATTCTTTCCATATTTCCGAGTGTCTATTTCCTTCTCACAGCAAAAACGATCTTTGTAGAAAATAGGAAACAACAGCTAACAGGAAACTTTCTGTTTTATTTTTTTCTCTTCAGTGGTTTATTTCTGTTAGGTCGATCGCTCGTTTATGCATTTACAGAAGTCTCAGTCACTCAAATTGCTTTTGGGAAAGGTCCGATCCAAGACGTTACTTATTTATTTTTTTATATTATTTCTGTGCTAATGACATTCGGCTTTTTATTGCTATGCATTGATATTTTTATCAAAGGCCAAATCCAAGACGAAGAGAAATATAAATCACTCGCCGAAAATTCTACCGATATCATTTGGGTTTGGAATTTTGATTTAGAAAAGTTTACCTATGTGAGTCCTTCCATCACGCAAGTGACTGGGTATACCATTCAGGAAGCATCGGATCACCACTTATCGAATACATTCACACAAGATTCTTATCTGCAATTGAAGGAACTGCTCCTCCCCCGTATGGAAGATTTTCGGTATTCCGGTATGAAAATCCCGTATGCATATGAATTGGAACAAGTGCGAAAAGATGGATCTACGATCTGGATTGAAGCCAATACTGTCTTTCAAAAGAACCAAAACTCTGAAATAGAATTACTCGGTGTCTCTCGTGATATTGATGGAAGGAAAAAATCACAAGCGGAGATGAATCATTATTTTAAGGAACTGCAATTATTAAACCAAACAAAAGATAAATTTTTCTCCATCATATCTCATGACCTAAAGGGACCTATTGGTGGCATGAACACGTTTATTGGTATGTTAATGGAAGATATGGAGACTAGGTCTCCGAAACGGATGCGAAATGATCTGAATATTTTATACCAATCATCCGGTGAGGTTTATGCGTTACTTGAAAATTTATTAACTTGGGCTAGGTCTCAAACCAATGAGATTTCATTTTTACCAGAAAATGTATCTGTAAAATCATTGGTGGATACTGTTATCTCTTACTTTACGTTTATGACGGAAAATAAAGGGATACGCATTCAGAACTTAGTTGAGAATGACACTGTTGTTTTTGCAGATGAGAATATGTTGGAAACGATTTTAAGAAACTTAGTATCCAATGCGATTAAGTATTCTCATGTCGGTGGACAGGTGATCGTTTCAGCGAAACCAATTGATGGGAATGTTTCCATCCAAGTCGAAGATTTTGGAACAGGGATTTCAGATGAAATTCGAAGTACGTTCTTTCAAATCGATGCAAAACAAAAGAGTATGCCGGGAACCTTAGGGGAACGAGGCACAACTCTTGGTTTGATCTTATGTAAGGAATTTATCGAAAAAAATCACGGGAAAATTTTTGTGGAGAGTGAAGTAGGGAAGGGATCTAAATTTTACTTCACTCTGCCCAAAGGCAAATAA
- a CDS encoding TetR/AcrR family transcriptional regulator produces MKEKITNQALRLLKKEGLKSFSMRKLAEKLSIDPMTIYYYFKNKDQLLAELVDVVFRKFYEGLQLEEGRAKEKEKLESVLIEYRSFFIQYIDLSLYLIQSPNKEYPAVKLLNDLILDLIQSSSPYENPELTRDILIDFIHGNALSVSNKPRKGSKVRTKQNQNDPFRESLTILFNRLFYNTRLT; encoded by the coding sequence ATGAAAGAAAAAATCACAAATCAGGCCTTACGTTTGCTAAAAAAAGAAGGGTTAAAATCCTTTAGTATGCGAAAACTCGCAGAAAAATTATCAATCGATCCGATGACAATCTACTATTACTTCAAAAATAAAGACCAACTATTGGCGGAACTTGTGGATGTGGTCTTTCGCAAATTTTATGAGGGATTACAATTGGAGGAAGGAAGAGCGAAAGAGAAGGAAAAACTGGAATCAGTTCTTATCGAATATAGATCGTTTTTTATCCAATACATTGATTTGTCATTGTATCTGATCCAAAGTCCAAACAAGGAATATCCGGCAGTGAAACTGTTAAATGATTTGATTTTGGATTTGATCCAATCCTCAAGTCCATACGAGAATCCAGAACTCACTCGTGACATTTTAATTGATTTCATTCATGGGAACGCACTCTCTGTTTCCAACAAGCCGCGGAAAGGATCGAAGGTTAGAACCAAACAAAACCAAAACGATCCATTTAGAGAATCACTCACAATCCTCTTTAATCGTTTGTTTTATAACACTCGTTTGACCTAA
- a CDS encoding dihydrofolate reductase family protein, with the protein MISLKAYIASSLDGFIAKKDGSVDWLHAEKYQLENEDFGYEKFMESIDCIVMGRITFETVLQFEPYPFENVPVIVVSNNPNYQIESKHQITIFTRPLRELIAFLESNQYQNVYVDGGKLIQSFLKESLLDEITITQIPIILGSGIPLFNGIEREIDLKHRKTQTFPNGFVQTEYEIVK; encoded by the coding sequence ATGATATCATTGAAAGCATATATTGCAAGTAGCCTAGACGGATTTATTGCAAAAAAAGATGGATCTGTCGACTGGCTTCACGCGGAAAAATACCAACTAGAAAACGAAGACTTCGGATATGAGAAGTTTATGGAATCCATCGATTGTATCGTGATGGGTCGAATCACGTTTGAAACTGTTTTACAGTTCGAACCCTATCCGTTCGAAAACGTACCTGTCATCGTGGTATCAAACAATCCAAACTACCAAATCGAATCGAAACATCAGATTACGATTTTCACTCGCCCATTACGAGAACTCATAGCTTTTCTCGAATCGAACCAGTACCAAAATGTCTATGTGGACGGTGGGAAACTCATTCAGTCGTTTCTGAAAGAATCCCTATTGGATGAAATCACAATCACTCAAATTCCAATAATACTTGGAAGTGGGATCCCACTCTTTAATGGTATTGAGAGAGAGATTGATCTTAAACATAGAAAAACACAAACCTTTCCCAATGGATTTGTCCAAACTGAATATGAGATTGTGAAATAA
- a CDS encoding type II toxin-antitoxin system Phd/YefM family antitoxin produces the protein MISVGIRELKSHLSQYIELVKNGENVLITEHNRVVAELKYPEKENSDNNVQKILNQLASEGKLIPAKRKSTQISKIQKQNLTHKKQGDWWALYQDSKEDKF, from the coding sequence ATGATATCGGTCGGAATTCGCGAATTAAAATCTCACCTTAGCCAGTATATCGAATTAGTTAAAAATGGCGAAAATGTGCTCATAACAGAGCACAACAGAGTGGTTGCAGAACTCAAATATCCCGAAAAAGAAAACTCCGACAATAATGTACAAAAAATTCTGAATCAACTTGCAAGCGAAGGAAAATTAATTCCTGCTAAACGAAAATCCACACAAATTAGTAAAATTCAAAAACAAAACCTAACTCATAAAAAACAAGGTGATTGGTGGGCCTTATACCAAGACTCAAAAGAAGATAAGTTTTAA
- a CDS encoding PIN domain-containing protein — translation MIYYIETSIILSIILGDHFNDKAVKIWNAPSEKVSSILTIIEATIVLRRFFKNNKKNLSAQWLSKHEKLLKELLSECSLMKIDESIQSIIELKKEIADCRSLDGIHVATAIFLKDVMHSSNFAFHSFDTRVNEVAAKFGLRPDVA, via the coding sequence ATGATCTACTATATTGAAACTAGTATTATACTTTCTATCATTCTAGGGGATCATTTTAACGATAAGGCAGTAAAAATTTGGAATGCTCCTAGCGAAAAAGTGAGTTCTATCCTTACCATAATAGAAGCGACTATAGTTTTAAGAAGATTCTTTAAAAATAACAAAAAGAACCTTTCTGCGCAATGGCTTTCAAAGCATGAAAAACTTCTAAAAGAATTACTTTCTGAATGTTCCTTAATGAAAATTGACGAGAGTATTCAATCAATCATTGAATTAAAAAAGGAAATTGCAGATTGTAGGTCTTTAGATGGTATCCATGTTGCAACTGCAATTTTTTTAAAAGATGTTATGCATTCATCAAACTTTGCATTTCATAGTTTTGATACTAGAGTCAATGAAGTAGCGGCAAAATTCGGATTAAGACCAGACGTCGCATAA
- a CDS encoding ribbon-helix-helix protein, CopG family, with protein MISLRLPPELERKLDSFAKSEGKSRTEIVKESILHYIKSHGNNKTPYELGLDLFGKYDSGNSDLAENRKVYLQKAIGKKNEKRSSH; from the coding sequence ATGATCAGCCTACGCCTGCCTCCAGAACTAGAAAGAAAACTAGATTCATTTGCAAAATCTGAAGGGAAAAGTCGCACAGAAATAGTGAAGGAATCGATTCTGCACTATATCAAAAGTCATGGGAATAACAAAACTCCCTATGAATTAGGTTTAGATTTGTTTGGAAAATATGATTCTGGGAATTCTGATTTAGCAGAGAATCGAAAAGTTTACCTACAGAAAGCAATCGGAAAGAAGAATGAAAAACGTAGCTCTCATTGA
- a CDS encoding type II toxin-antitoxin system VapC family toxin codes for MKNVALIDSGPIIALFNSKDKFHKQTLKFLKSYHGELVSSWPVITEVIYLLSFSVEAQSDFLEWIERGSIKIFDLNIEDLKYIKNRMRKYSDLPMDLADASLMCISEKMGIERIVSIDSDFSIYKNLKGKFLQNLFKV; via the coding sequence ATGAAAAACGTAGCTCTCATTGATTCTGGTCCTATCATTGCGTTATTCAATTCGAAAGATAAGTTCCACAAACAGACTCTAAAATTTCTTAAATCTTATCATGGTGAATTAGTATCTTCGTGGCCAGTGATTACCGAAGTTATCTATCTGCTTTCTTTCTCAGTTGAAGCACAATCAGACTTTCTTGAATGGATTGAAAGAGGAAGTATCAAAATATTTGATTTAAATATCGAGGATCTTAAATATATTAAAAATCGAATGAGAAAGTATTCAGATCTACCTATGGATTTAGCTGATGCTTCCTTAATGTGTATTTCGGAAAAAATGGGAATCGAACGAATCGTTAGTATTGATTCAGACTTCTCGATTTACAAAAACTTAAAAGGGAAATTTTTACAAAACCTTTTTAAAGTTTAA
- a CDS encoding TrmH family RNA methyltransferase, whose amino-acid sequence MQKILTPLDERLTDYSLLKSKESPSDTFVADHEKTAVRLLLSEFEVQSVFCTEKYWQKHKDLITSKLQDETKCYVADKSIFEETIGFHVHQGFMAVGKQKWAKEKDLTFPILILNTIVDSENIGSILRSAAAFGIQSVLFDTKSASPYLRRSVRVSMGAIFQLHVAKSTSLPESIQRLQVRSANVIALALPKENSDHLSKTKTIQEIGKQENLVLIIGNEANGIEESVLDASDVIGYIPMKNKIDSLNVSHALAVALSHLL is encoded by the coding sequence ATGCAAAAAATCCTAACCCCACTTGACGAAAGACTCACCGATTATTCGCTTCTGAAATCGAAGGAATCCCCTTCTGATACATTCGTTGCGGATCATGAAAAAACAGCCGTTCGATTACTTTTATCAGAGTTTGAAGTCCAATCGGTTTTTTGCACAGAGAAATATTGGCAAAAACACAAAGACCTCATCACATCCAAATTACAAGATGAAACGAAGTGTTATGTTGCCGATAAATCCATCTTTGAAGAAACCATTGGGTTCCATGTACACCAAGGGTTTATGGCGGTTGGAAAACAAAAATGGGCAAAGGAAAAAGACCTGACGTTTCCCATCCTCATCCTCAATACAATCGTTGATAGTGAAAATATAGGCTCAATCCTTCGCAGTGCGGCAGCCTTTGGCATCCAATCAGTTCTATTCGATACCAAGTCAGCTTCACCCTACCTCAGACGTTCTGTCAGAGTCTCCATGGGTGCGATCTTCCAATTGCATGTAGCCAAATCGACAAGCCTACCCGAGTCGATTCAGCGCTTGCAAGTGAGGTCTGCAAATGTAATCGCACTCGCCCTTCCCAAGGAAAATTCTGATCATCTATCAAAAACAAAAACCATCCAAGAAATTGGAAAACAAGAGAACCTTGTCCTGATCATTGGAAATGAAGCGAACGGGATTGAAGAAAGTGTACTAGATGCATCGGATGTAATTGGTTACATCCCAATGAAAAACAAAATCGATTCATTGAATGTATCTCATGCCTTGGCTGTGGCACTTTCACACCTTCTCTAA
- a CDS encoding serine/threonine protein kinase, whose translation MNLHHSFYQLTPDTILNAIESLGYETTGRYFVLNSVENRVYDIETLKVGRIVVKFYRPGKWNQKQILEEHAFLQELAGEEIPVLAPIAIDGKTLFEWEGIYFAIWPLRNGRIVEEIQSNDLERVGALLGRIHSVGKRSQIVSRPTLDIPSYGLTALQYILDKKFITNSTLAERYEKNARSAFAIFESLTNEYQIPSQRIHGDCHKGNLLISPDGFSILDFDDFLHGPIVQDFWMLLPFGEADRKHEFFDFFAGYCMFADFDENWLKLIEPLRIIRFIHYAAWIGKRWEDPSFPSLFPHFGTEEYWLKETLDLENANRDLDDANPSPSAPKENAEPEMTNKDFFWDWDN comes from the coding sequence TTGAACCTCCATCATTCTTTTTACCAATTAACTCCTGATACAATCTTAAACGCGATCGAATCCCTTGGCTATGAAACTACCGGAAGGTATTTTGTTTTAAACAGTGTTGAGAATCGTGTGTATGATATCGAAACTCTGAAAGTTGGAAGGATTGTTGTTAAATTCTATCGACCAGGGAAATGGAACCAAAAACAAATCCTAGAAGAACATGCATTTTTACAAGAGTTAGCAGGAGAAGAAATCCCAGTTCTTGCACCGATTGCCATTGATGGAAAAACACTTTTCGAATGGGAAGGGATTTACTTTGCCATTTGGCCCTTACGCAATGGAAGGATAGTGGAAGAAATCCAATCGAACGATTTGGAACGAGTAGGGGCCTTACTTGGAAGGATCCATTCTGTTGGAAAACGAAGTCAGATCGTAAGTAGACCAACACTCGACATACCAAGTTATGGTCTTACTGCTCTGCAGTATATATTAGATAAAAAATTCATCACAAATTCTACATTGGCCGAAAGATACGAAAAGAATGCACGCAGTGCCTTTGCCATCTTTGAATCGTTGACAAACGAATACCAAATCCCTTCCCAAAGGATTCACGGTGATTGTCACAAAGGAAATTTATTAATCTCTCCCGATGGATTTAGCATTTTAGATTTTGATGATTTTTTACATGGACCCATTGTTCAAGATTTTTGGATGTTACTTCCGTTTGGGGAAGCAGATCGGAAACATGAGTTCTTTGATTTTTTTGCTGGTTATTGTATGTTTGCAGACTTTGATGAAAATTGGCTCAAACTAATTGAACCATTACGAATCATTCGATTCATCCATTATGCAGCATGGATTGGAAAACGATGGGAAGACCCATCGTTTCCATCACTTTTCCCTCATTTCGGAACAGAAGAATATTGGTTAAAAGAAACATTAGATTTAGAGAATGCAAATCGTGATTTAGATGATGCCAATCCTTCTCCCTCTGCACCAAAAGAAAACGCAGAACCAGAAATGACGAATAAAGATTTTTTTTGGGATTGGGATAACTAA
- the dgcR gene encoding diguanylate cyclase DgcR, whose amino-acid sequence MPKGLRKILIIEDSELQRKVLSRWIAKNGYTAIEAESISVAREKILNEPIDVVLLDWELPDGNGIDLISDILSTSPVGWLPIIMVTGHTEPEYFKLAIEAGATDYITKPAKEIELLARIFSALRIKALHDQLRETAIRDVMTNLYNRRYMEERIEQEFQRCKRHNSQLTMAMIDIDKFKSINDTYGHEIGDQVIKKLAHELKKSFRKSDIISRFGGEEFVILFPETGITDATRILDRVRENVSKLEMKSDTDQIFHFTFSGGVAGGDLTDFHSNHELLKIVDKNLYEAKSSGRNKIVNS is encoded by the coding sequence ATGCCGAAAGGACTCAGAAAAATCCTAATCATTGAAGATTCTGAACTGCAACGGAAAGTTCTCAGTCGGTGGATTGCCAAAAACGGTTACACCGCGATTGAAGCTGAATCCATTTCCGTTGCACGGGAAAAAATTCTCAATGAACCAATCGATGTAGTCTTACTCGATTGGGAACTACCGGATGGGAATGGCATTGATTTAATATCAGATATACTTTCTACATCTCCAGTTGGTTGGCTTCCCATCATTATGGTAACAGGCCATACAGAACCCGAATATTTTAAATTAGCGATAGAGGCAGGGGCCACTGATTACATCACAAAACCTGCCAAAGAAATCGAATTACTAGCAAGAATTTTTAGTGCCTTACGAATTAAAGCGTTACATGACCAATTGCGTGAAACTGCAATTCGAGATGTTATGACCAATCTATATAATCGGCGTTATATGGAAGAACGAATCGAACAAGAATTCCAACGTTGCAAGAGGCATAATAGCCAATTAACAATGGCAATGATCGATATTGATAAATTTAAATCGATCAATGATACGTATGGGCATGAGATTGGGGACCAGGTGATCAAAAAACTTGCCCATGAATTGAAAAAAAGTTTTAGAAAATCAGACATCATCTCTCGCTTTGGTGGGGAAGAGTTTGTCATCCTTTTCCCGGAAACGGGCATCACCGATGCGACAAGGATTTTAGACCGTGTGAGAGAGAATGTATCCAAACTGGAGATGAAATCCGATACGGACCAAATTTTCCATTTTACGTTTAGTGGTGGAGTTGCTGGTGGAGATTTAACAGATTTTCATTCGAATCATGAATTGTTAAAAATAGTAGATAAAAATTTATACGAAGCAAAGTCTTCTGGTCGCAATAAAATCGTTAATTCGTAG